In Candidatus Aegiribacteria sp., one DNA window encodes the following:
- the amrB gene encoding AmmeMemoRadiSam system protein B, with the protein MRVFIMFTLVLFAACGNSSPGEEEVSGTGRARPPVVAGTFYPSDPVELSSMVDRLIYASVVRSIAGTIIAGVVPHAGYVYSGGTAADFYSLIDGLDYDVVVLVGPSHRVAFQGMSVFDGDFYVTPLGSVPVAADVADRLRESHPAASFIPAAHEEEHSLEVQIPFLQRTLEPGFRIVPIVIGYTGANELQYMAELILAEAYNEKVLVLASSDLSHYPAESLAKVVDSLTVEAILSGDANQFLQVTSEEKLPAGLDTFACGRLPIALVMAYTGLYPGVTSELLSSTTSASVSGDYSRVVGYASIAFESSEPEPSEWSISEEGREELLDIAIASVEAAVENTGFNLQDDIPRELLIPRGAFVTLKKNGSLRGCIGSMRPIRPVAETVSLMARSAALEDPRFMPVTPDELPDLEYEISVLTPLQILGDWHDVRVGTDGLMISARNRSGVLLPQVPVEQGWNREEFLEGVCLKAGLSPDAYLGEVTLYRFQAQVFGED; encoded by the coding sequence ATGAGAGTATTTATAATGTTCACATTAGTTCTGTTTGCCGCCTGCGGGAACAGTTCCCCCGGAGAAGAAGAAGTATCCGGTACAGGGAGAGCAAGGCCGCCTGTTGTTGCCGGTACGTTCTATCCGTCGGATCCTGTTGAACTGAGCAGTATGGTGGATAGATTGATCTATGCATCAGTAGTTCGGAGTATCGCCGGAACAATAATAGCAGGTGTGGTTCCGCATGCAGGATACGTCTACAGCGGCGGTACAGCAGCGGATTTCTACAGCCTTATTGATGGGCTTGATTATGATGTGGTAGTTCTCGTCGGACCTTCACATCGTGTTGCTTTTCAGGGTATGTCTGTATTCGATGGAGATTTCTACGTTACTCCTCTTGGAAGCGTCCCGGTTGCTGCAGATGTCGCTGACAGGTTGAGGGAATCACATCCGGCAGCCTCATTTATTCCGGCTGCTCACGAGGAGGAACACAGCCTTGAGGTTCAGATCCCGTTTCTTCAGAGGACACTTGAACCCGGTTTCAGGATAGTACCGATCGTAATCGGTTACACAGGAGCAAATGAGCTGCAATACATGGCCGAGTTAATCCTTGCAGAAGCGTACAATGAAAAAGTGCTTGTCCTGGCAAGCAGTGATCTGTCCCATTATCCCGCCGAGAGTCTGGCAAAAGTTGTTGATTCTCTTACCGTGGAGGCGATATTAAGCGGTGACGCGAATCAATTCCTTCAGGTTACTTCTGAAGAGAAGCTGCCGGCCGGGCTTGATACGTTTGCATGCGGAAGGCTTCCAATTGCTCTGGTCATGGCTTACACCGGTCTATATCCCGGAGTTACATCCGAACTGCTGTCGAGTACAACAAGTGCTTCTGTCTCCGGAGACTATTCACGAGTTGTCGGATACGCTTCCATTGCATTTGAATCATCAGAACCTGAACCGTCGGAATGGAGTATTTCTGAAGAAGGGAGAGAAGAACTCCTTGATATCGCAATTGCGTCTGTTGAAGCGGCGGTTGAGAATACCGGATTTAATCTGCAGGATGATATTCCCCGGGAACTGTTGATTCCACGCGGAGCTTTCGTGACCCTGAAGAAAAACGGCAGTCTCAGGGGCTGCATTGGTTCTATGAGACCGATCCGACCTGTTGCCGAGACAGTATCGCTGATGGCCCGGTCGGCAGCTTTGGAAGATCCGCGCTTTATGCCTGTAACGCCTGATGAACTTCCTGATCTTGAATACGAAATATCCGTTCTTACACCCCTGCAGATACTTGGTGACTGGCATGATGTAAGAGTGGGAACGGATGGATTGATGATATCCGCCCGGAACAGAAGCGGTGTCCTTTTGCCGCAGGTTCCGGTTGAACAGGGCTGGAACAGAGAGGAGTTTCTTGAGGGTGTCTGTCTGAAAGCAGGATTGAGTCCTGATGCCTATCTTGGCGAAGTTACGCTCTACCGTTTTCAGGCTCAGGTGTTTGGAGAGGATTAG
- the amrS gene encoding AmmeMemoRadiSam system radical SAM enzyme, with protein MLKRMILVSNRVQCVLCPHLCTLAPGERGRCSVRLNVDGELVSLVYGRPVAVHVDPVEKKPLFHFLPGIDVFSIATAGCNLRCEFCQNWEISQAAPEDVTPYDLPPEAVVEQAIVYNCEAIAYTYTEPVVFFEYTRDTAKLAKEAGLKNILVTAGYINQGPLTELAEYIDAANVDLKSMKDSYYRDICGGTLQPVLDTITTLKELGTWVEVTNLIVPTLNDDSRELDELARWILENTGADTPLHFSRFFPMYRLTDLAPTPVSTLQSARERALEIGLHHVYVGNAVTEEGMITTCPECGEVLIRRQGYLIEENRIENGKCFSCSAPVAGVWNGMEEQ; from the coding sequence ATGCTGAAAAGGATGATACTGGTGAGTAACAGGGTTCAGTGCGTTCTGTGTCCTCACTTATGCACCCTTGCTCCAGGGGAGAGGGGAAGGTGCAGCGTAAGATTGAATGTTGATGGTGAACTTGTCAGTCTTGTGTATGGAAGACCTGTCGCGGTGCACGTTGACCCTGTTGAGAAGAAACCGCTCTTTCATTTCCTGCCTGGAATCGATGTATTTTCTATTGCGACTGCAGGATGCAATCTCAGATGTGAGTTCTGCCAGAACTGGGAGATTTCCCAGGCTGCCCCTGAAGATGTCACACCATACGATTTACCCCCTGAGGCTGTTGTTGAGCAGGCAATTGTTTACAATTGCGAAGCAATAGCTTACACTTATACTGAACCAGTTGTTTTTTTTGAATACACCCGTGATACAGCAAAACTGGCAAAGGAGGCCGGGCTGAAGAATATCCTTGTTACGGCGGGGTATATTAATCAGGGACCACTTACCGAACTCGCTGAGTATATCGATGCCGCGAATGTTGATCTTAAATCGATGAAAGACAGTTATTACAGAGATATATGCGGCGGAACTCTCCAGCCTGTACTTGATACGATAACTACTTTGAAGGAACTCGGAACCTGGGTTGAAGTAACGAATCTTATCGTACCGACATTGAATGATGACTCTCGAGAACTGGATGAACTTGCCAGGTGGATTCTGGAGAACACCGGTGCTGATACACCGCTTCATTTCTCGAGGTTTTTTCCCATGTACAGGCTGACTGACCTGGCTCCTACGCCGGTATCCACGTTACAGAGTGCAAGAGAAAGGGCTCTTGAGATTGGTCTTCATCATGTTTACGTTGGGAATGCAGTTACGGAGGAGGGGATGATAACAACATGCCCGGAGTGTGGTGAAGTTCTTATAAGGAGACAGGGATACCTCATTGAGGAAAACAGAATTGAAAATGGTAAGTGCTTCAGCTGTTCAGCTCCGGTAGCCGGAGTATGGAATGGAATGGAGGAACAGTGA
- a CDS encoding OmpA family protein — MKKGSLILLVLLVTAGSAVALPSYSGLRGLNRTVDAEPIGAGEFSFGLFSFLGLSNDTRTAYLSGDSVDVTDTEYDGTFYLTSAIGLGKNIELAGRISYIWNCLKRDDVAGRTDLSGGDCENDDGFSEARLSMKFSTNPMEGCWIGIMPWVGFSIYDGGNSRYVINNNEYDGIWYAGQPMFELRRPMIGVEGVSGGADLLFSKDLNPVTLHLNLGYHYFKQHFEFTDYRYTSSGWTDSTHVDMYLEDPVMHFAAGIEYPLEKVTLFTEVEWRHFMKRDWEEGDGENFDDCITVSPGIRIPTNSGLAFDITGSFALTDFDAEYNDLGHSNYQNGGNPTDGVRARYAPFPEGYSPKWGIGLNVMYSSDLRKGPSTAVMAGTVTDAVTGEFLSATVASPGTAVEPAASDAETGFYSIELPEGSVSVAVNAEGYIGTTETVQVAGGQDFSKDYALQPEPGTIAGSVIDIETGLAVSATVSVPDVPVSDRSGSDGLYSLQVPNGVWTVTATADGYLGESAPTEVASGEDVTVDFQLQSVVFDPLYFDINVYNIKSEFTGLLDEIADKIIANDLVVQICGHADSDYTEEFNMTLSEDRAEVIYDYLVDRGVSAGSLSTIGYGENRPAVPNTTNANKSLNRRVEFVVRSVRTN, encoded by the coding sequence ATGAAGAAGGGGTCACTTATACTTCTAGTTCTTCTTGTTACTGCTGGTAGTGCTGTTGCGCTACCTTCATATTCGGGTCTGAGGGGACTCAACCGCACAGTCGATGCTGAACCAATAGGAGCAGGAGAATTCTCGTTCGGGCTATTCTCTTTCCTCGGATTAAGCAACGACACACGCACTGCTTATCTTTCCGGTGATTCCGTGGATGTTACCGACACAGAGTACGATGGTACTTTTTACCTTACATCTGCGATAGGACTTGGCAAGAATATTGAACTCGCTGGAAGGATCTCATACATCTGGAACTGTTTGAAAAGGGACGATGTCGCAGGAAGAACCGATCTCAGCGGAGGAGACTGCGAGAACGATGACGGCTTCAGCGAAGCTCGTCTTTCAATGAAGTTCTCGACAAATCCCATGGAAGGTTGCTGGATAGGCATAATGCCGTGGGTTGGTTTCAGCATATATGACGGTGGAAACAGCCGTTATGTAATCAACAACAATGAATACGACGGAATATGGTATGCGGGCCAGCCCATGTTCGAACTCCGCAGACCTATGATCGGAGTCGAAGGTGTTTCTGGTGGTGCTGATCTGCTGTTTTCGAAAGACCTGAACCCAGTAACATTGCATCTAAACCTTGGTTACCATTATTTCAAACAGCATTTCGAGTTTACTGATTACAGATATACTTCATCCGGCTGGACCGACAGCACTCACGTGGACATGTATCTTGAAGATCCTGTCATGCATTTCGCAGCCGGTATTGAATACCCGCTGGAAAAAGTCACGCTTTTCACAGAAGTTGAATGGCGTCACTTCATGAAAAGGGACTGGGAAGAGGGCGATGGAGAGAACTTCGATGACTGCATCACCGTCTCTCCCGGTATCAGGATACCTACAAACAGTGGACTTGCGTTCGATATAACAGGTTCCTTCGCTCTGACTGATTTCGATGCTGAATACAACGATCTTGGACACAGCAATTATCAGAATGGCGGAAACCCTACAGATGGTGTGAGAGCTCGCTATGCACCATTCCCTGAGGGTTACTCTCCTAAATGGGGTATTGGACTTAACGTCATGTATTCGAGCGATCTGCGTAAGGGTCCATCTACTGCTGTCATGGCAGGTACCGTTACCGACGCTGTTACAGGTGAATTCCTTTCAGCGACGGTTGCATCCCCCGGAACCGCTGTTGAACCTGCAGCCTCTGATGCTGAGACGGGTTTCTACTCCATAGAGCTTCCGGAGGGCAGTGTTTCTGTAGCAGTCAACGCAGAAGGTTACATCGGAACCACTGAAACCGTACAGGTTGCCGGTGGACAGGATTTCTCAAAGGATTACGCTCTCCAGCCGGAACCCGGCACTATTGCCGGAAGTGTTATTGATATTGAGACAGGCCTTGCCGTCTCAGCAACAGTTTCAGTACCGGATGTTCCAGTAAGTGACAGATCCGGCAGTGATGGACTATACAGCTTACAGGTTCCAAATGGTGTCTGGACTGTTACCGCTACTGCCGATGGTTACCTTGGAGAAAGCGCTCCAACTGAAGTTGCAAGCGGTGAAGATGTTACAGTTGATTTCCAGCTCCAGTCCGTTGTTTTCGATCCGCTCTACTTCGATATTAACGTTTATAACATCAAGTCTGAGTTCACAGGTCTTCTTGATGAGATCGCAGATAAGATCATTGCAAATGATCTTGTTGTGCAGATCTGTGGTCATGCTGATTCTGATTACACAGAAGAGTTCAACATGACTCTCAGTGAAGACAGAGCCGAGGTTATTTACGATTACCTGGTTGATCGTGGAGTCAGCGCCGGCAGTCTTTCGACAATCGGTTACGGTGAAAACAGACCAGCAGTTCCAAATACTACAAATGCCAACAAGTCTCTCAACCGTCGTGTTGAGTTTGTTGTTCGGTCTGTAAGAACTAACTAG